From one Zhongshania sp. R06B22 genomic stretch:
- a CDS encoding AraC family transcriptional regulator → MELRSSLSTPPARHLSYGLNPLISLLKEYKLDPAPMLAAAGIPPKALEDPSYELTPHQELSFTTDVIRGIDIPEIGLIVGRRYHLSAYGLLGLAIMTSENLLAGMTVLYKNILMTWTYMLWNTTVRGDRAYVSLEALRDLGGSQQYMIDRGLVASHTIFKEALGQELPVLEVHLKQAKPSYAEVYREYFNCPVHFDSAENYYAFESKLLYQPLAQSEPETARIYGSQCENICLKLAKNSTFSDIIRNQILSSPREIFTLETVANRINMTARTVQRKLSAENSSYKGILEDVRQNLAIEYLQSTKFTIEEIAVRLGYSDSSSFCHAYKRWTGVNPSDLRQRGYTAKVPRNSDGASPAHRRKA, encoded by the coding sequence ATGGAGCTAAGGTCGTCATTAAGCACGCCTCCTGCCAGACACCTGAGTTATGGGCTCAACCCCCTAATTTCCTTACTCAAAGAATACAAATTAGATCCTGCGCCTATGCTAGCCGCGGCAGGTATACCACCCAAGGCACTTGAAGATCCAAGCTATGAATTAACACCTCATCAGGAATTAAGCTTCACTACCGACGTTATTCGCGGCATTGATATTCCTGAAATCGGCTTAATTGTCGGAAGACGCTACCATCTGTCGGCCTACGGACTACTGGGCCTAGCTATTATGACCAGTGAAAATCTGCTGGCAGGTATGACTGTTCTGTACAAGAATATTTTGATGACATGGACTTACATGCTCTGGAATACCACGGTGCGTGGAGATCGGGCCTATGTCAGTCTTGAAGCACTTAGAGATCTCGGCGGAAGCCAACAATATATGATTGATAGAGGCCTAGTTGCTTCACACACAATTTTTAAAGAAGCGCTCGGGCAGGAACTTCCCGTGCTCGAAGTGCACCTTAAACAAGCTAAGCCCAGTTATGCAGAAGTGTATAGGGAGTATTTTAACTGCCCTGTACACTTTGATTCTGCAGAGAACTACTACGCTTTCGAGAGTAAGCTGCTGTATCAGCCACTTGCCCAATCGGAACCAGAGACGGCAAGAATATACGGTAGTCAATGCGAGAATATCTGCCTAAAATTAGCAAAAAATAGCACCTTTTCAGATATTATCCGCAATCAGATTTTATCGTCACCCAGAGAGATATTTACGCTAGAAACAGTGGCTAACCGTATTAATATGACCGCCCGTACAGTGCAGCGCAAACTGAGTGCGGAGAATAGCAGCTACAAGGGAATTCTCGAAGACGTACGCCAGAATCTCGCCATCGAATATTTGCAAAGTACTAAGTTTACGATTGAAGAAATCGCTGTAAGACTGGGGTACTCGGATTCATCGAGTTTTTGTCATGCCTATAAACGCTGGACGGGGGTCAATCCCAGCGATCTACGTCAACGAGGCTATACGGCGAAGGTCCCGCGGAACTCTGATGGCGCAAGCCCTGCCCATCGCCGAAAAGCATGA
- a CDS encoding ABC-F family ATPase, which produces MISAANITMQFGAKPLFENISVKFGGGNRYGLIGANGSGKTTFMKILDGSLSPSAGNVSTDPNVRVGKLHQDQFAFEKYSVIDTVIMGHTELWELKEERERIYSLPEMSEEDGMKVADLETQFMELDGYSAESRAGEILLGAGIELALHTGPMSEVAPGWKLRVLLAQALFSDPDLLLLDEPTNNLDINTIRWLEGVLNDRKSTMVIISHDRHFLNEVCTHMADIDYGELRVYPGNYDDFMMAATAARERMQSQNAKKSAQIADLQAFVSRFSANASKAKQATSRAKKIDKIQLDEIKASSRQSPYIRFKQDKKLHRQALILDKIGHGFDEVLFKDGSMIIDAGTRLAVLGENGAGKTTFLRCLMNDLSAKEGVVKWSENATLGYCPQDSTDDFDNNLNLFDWMSQWRKPEHDDQIVRATLGRLLFSSDDFNKRATVCSGGEKNRLLFGKLMMQDTNVLIMDEPTNHLDMEAIEALNLALEHYDGTLIFASHDREFVSSLATRIVEIKDQELVDFQGNYDEFLSHREALSR; this is translated from the coding sequence TTGATCTCCGCCGCAAATATCACCATGCAGTTTGGTGCCAAGCCGCTTTTTGAAAACATCTCTGTCAAATTTGGGGGAGGTAATCGCTACGGCCTTATCGGCGCAAACGGCAGCGGCAAAACTACCTTCATGAAGATTCTGGATGGCAGCCTAAGCCCCAGCGCTGGCAATGTGTCCACCGATCCCAATGTGCGGGTCGGCAAGTTGCACCAAGACCAGTTCGCCTTTGAAAAATACTCGGTGATCGACACCGTGATCATGGGCCACACCGAGCTGTGGGAATTAAAGGAGGAGCGCGAGCGCATTTATTCGCTGCCGGAGATGTCAGAAGAAGACGGCATGAAGGTTGCGGATCTGGAAACCCAGTTTATGGAATTGGACGGCTATAGCGCCGAGAGCCGTGCGGGCGAGATCTTACTGGGTGCGGGCATTGAACTAGCACTGCACACTGGCCCAATGAGCGAAGTGGCGCCGGGTTGGAAACTAAGGGTATTGCTAGCTCAAGCCTTATTTTCTGACCCAGATCTTTTGCTGCTCGACGAGCCGACCAACAACTTGGATATCAACACCATTCGCTGGCTGGAAGGTGTGCTCAACGACCGCAAGAGCACCATGGTCATCATTTCTCACGATCGTCACTTCTTAAACGAAGTGTGTACTCACATGGCCGACATCGACTACGGTGAGCTGCGTGTTTACCCCGGCAACTACGACGACTTTATGATGGCCGCCACCGCAGCTCGCGAACGCATGCAGTCACAGAATGCCAAGAAAAGTGCGCAAATTGCCGATCTACAAGCCTTCGTTAGTCGCTTTTCTGCCAACGCATCTAAAGCCAAACAGGCCACTTCGCGCGCCAAAAAGATTGATAAGATTCAGCTGGATGAAATTAAAGCCTCCAGTCGCCAGTCACCGTATATCCGCTTTAAACAAGACAAAAAACTCCACCGCCAAGCGCTGATACTAGACAAGATCGGTCACGGTTTTGACGAAGTTCTGTTTAAAGACGGCAGCATGATTATCGACGCCGGCACTCGTTTGGCCGTATTAGGTGAAAACGGCGCCGGTAAAACCACATTTTTGCGCTGCTTAATGAATGACTTGAGCGCCAAAGAAGGCGTTGTTAAATGGTCAGAAAATGCCACCCTCGGCTACTGCCCTCAGGACAGCACCGATGATTTCGACAATAACCTCAATCTATTCGATTGGATGAGCCAGTGGCGCAAGCCCGAGCATGACGATCAAATAGTACGTGCCACCCTAGGCCGCCTGCTATTTTCATCTGACGACTTTAATAAACGCGCTACCGTATGCTCCGGTGGTGAAAAGAACCGCTTGTTATTCGGCAAGCTAATGATGCAAGACACCAACGTCTTGATCATGGATGAGCCCACCAACCACTTGGATATGGAAGCCATCGAGGCCTTAAACCTCGCATTAGAGCATTACGACGGCACCCTAATATTTGCCAGCCATGACCGCGAGTTTGTGTCGTCATTAGCCACCCGTATTGTCGAAATAAAAGATCAGGAACTGGTTGATTTCCAAGGCAACTACGATGAATTCCTGTCTCATCGAGAGGCGCTGAGTAGATAA
- a CDS encoding acyl-CoA dehydrogenase family protein has protein sequence MSTQTAKKINVQSAVDYRNLDAPIYSWDASPRGKFTLSGAEASLPEHIADFQQTLRNFALNVARPIGIKLDRMTPEEAIAKDSPFWEFREKYLELGVTIEALGEMEPQEAALLFSILFEELGYGDAGLAISVGAGILPQWLCAKFGRTDLLEEFPDSMLGCWGITEPDHGSDMLDPSRSVVYPGSSYGRPNLVADLTGDDIVLHGQKSAWVSNGVIADVCIIYCAADSGNGASATEGCALVFPMDLPGISRGKPLDKLGQRALNQGEIFFDNVRIPRKYLLAGPEDYQRAVYCIHAEANALMGATFTGLAQAAADLALDYAHQRIAGGVPIIHHQSVRSRLFHMFRKVEISRSLTRRGLNFNNDPELGTPSLCAAMFSKTTGTQHSYEVTSDALQIFGGNGLTKEYPLEKMLRDARASLIEDGCNEVLALKGGSYLIDSAKF, from the coding sequence ATGTCTACTCAAACAGCAAAAAAAATTAACGTGCAATCAGCTGTGGATTACAGGAATTTGGACGCGCCGATATACTCTTGGGATGCAAGCCCGCGAGGGAAGTTCACCTTATCTGGTGCCGAAGCCAGCTTGCCTGAACATATTGCCGATTTTCAGCAAACTCTCCGTAATTTCGCGCTAAATGTCGCCAGACCCATAGGCATAAAACTAGATCGTATGACGCCAGAAGAGGCCATTGCGAAAGATTCTCCGTTTTGGGAGTTTCGAGAAAAATACTTGGAGCTGGGCGTAACTATTGAAGCTCTCGGTGAGATGGAGCCTCAGGAAGCCGCACTGTTATTTTCTATTTTGTTTGAAGAGCTAGGTTATGGAGATGCAGGTCTTGCGATATCAGTTGGCGCGGGAATCCTGCCCCAGTGGCTTTGCGCAAAGTTTGGTCGTACAGATCTACTCGAGGAATTTCCCGATTCAATGTTGGGTTGTTGGGGTATCACTGAGCCAGACCACGGCTCCGATATGCTCGATCCAAGTCGTAGTGTTGTCTATCCGGGAAGCTCATATGGTCGGCCTAATCTGGTAGCTGATTTAACGGGCGACGACATTGTTTTGCATGGACAAAAATCAGCATGGGTATCTAATGGCGTTATTGCAGACGTTTGCATTATTTACTGTGCTGCAGATTCTGGTAATGGAGCGTCCGCCACTGAAGGTTGTGCTTTAGTATTTCCAATGGATCTTCCAGGTATAAGCCGTGGTAAGCCGCTAGATAAGCTTGGCCAGCGAGCACTAAATCAAGGTGAAATATTTTTCGACAATGTGCGTATCCCACGTAAGTACTTACTTGCCGGACCTGAAGATTATCAGCGCGCCGTATATTGTATTCACGCCGAGGCTAATGCCTTGATGGGGGCGACGTTTACTGGCCTGGCGCAGGCTGCCGCAGATTTGGCGCTAGACTATGCTCACCAAAGAATCGCTGGCGGGGTCCCAATTATCCATCATCAGTCAGTGCGCAGTCGTTTGTTTCATATGTTCAGAAAGGTCGAGATATCACGATCTCTTACTCGTCGTGGATTAAATTTTAATAATGATCCTGAGCTGGGTACGCCGTCCTTGTGCGCTGCGATGTTCTCTAAGACGACGGGCACACAGCACTCATACGAAGTCACCAGCGACGCTTTGCAAATTTTTGGCGGTAATGGTCTGACTAAAGAATATCCTCTAGAAAAAATGCTGAGAGACGCCAGGGCTTCGCTAATCGAAGACGGATGCAACGAGGTGCTGGCTCTCAAGGGTGGTAGCTACCTCATCGATAGCGCCAAATTTTAA
- a CDS encoding saccharopine dehydrogenase family protein, which yields MSNSPRILIYGASGYTGKLVAECLARRNMPFYFAGRNKAKLEASLAIVEERLGRKAPATIAQAANTREELLPLLGKVEVVINVAGPFMQLAWPIVEACLETNCHYLDTTGEQDFVIAVRDQYGKAFAERNLLLSPANSYMWCAGALAAEVVLETDGVDSLDLSYQVNDALPSQASTKSFLRMVNNSQYLLKNNEMVEWQGDRHFTISVPHMSQPALALPWSGGCEPVWYEHDDRVMNCKVLTAFGDEIIENVVALIHRFNKESLGMNQEQKEILTNQFGDEMTPEEPPKDSPDIHRTVITCIGQGRQVTTVLSLSLNAPYTFTGEICTEAAERLLNGELKAVGFQSAAGAFGHRELIEKFHKLGYMNNPWQ from the coding sequence ATGTCTAACTCACCGCGCATACTCATCTATGGTGCAAGCGGCTACACAGGAAAATTAGTCGCCGAGTGCTTGGCACGACGAAATATGCCCTTTTATTTTGCAGGCAGAAACAAGGCGAAACTAGAAGCGTCCTTAGCCATTGTTGAGGAGCGACTTGGCCGCAAAGCGCCAGCCACAATCGCGCAAGCGGCAAACACTCGCGAAGAACTGCTGCCCTTGCTCGGGAAAGTAGAAGTTGTCATCAATGTTGCTGGGCCATTTATGCAACTCGCGTGGCCAATAGTTGAGGCCTGCCTGGAAACCAATTGCCACTACCTGGACACTACTGGCGAGCAGGACTTTGTTATTGCGGTCCGCGACCAATACGGCAAAGCCTTCGCAGAAAGAAACTTACTACTGAGTCCGGCCAATAGCTATATGTGGTGCGCTGGCGCACTGGCTGCCGAAGTCGTCCTTGAAACCGACGGCGTCGACAGCCTAGACCTAAGCTACCAAGTTAACGATGCCCTGCCTTCGCAAGCGTCAACAAAATCATTCTTGCGCATGGTTAATAATTCCCAGTATCTGCTCAAGAATAATGAAATGGTCGAATGGCAGGGCGATCGTCATTTCACCATTAGCGTTCCCCATATGTCCCAACCCGCGCTTGCCCTACCTTGGAGTGGCGGCTGCGAACCGGTCTGGTATGAGCACGATGATCGAGTTATGAACTGCAAAGTACTTACTGCCTTCGGTGACGAGATCATTGAGAACGTCGTTGCACTGATCCACCGCTTCAACAAAGAGTCACTTGGCATGAATCAGGAGCAGAAAGAAATACTGACCAACCAGTTTGGCGATGAAATGACACCCGAGGAGCCACCAAAAGACAGCCCCGATATTCACCGGACCGTGATCACCTGTATTGGTCAGGGCCGCCAAGTCACTACAGTTTTGTCGCTGTCATTAAACGCCCCCTATACTTTTACCGGCGAAATCTGCACCGAGGCAGCAGAGCGATTATTAAATGGCGAACTTAAAGCAGTTGGCTTTCAGTCAGCCGCAGGCGCATTTGGTCATCGGGAGCTTATCGAGAAGTTCCACAAGTTGGGATACATGAATAATCCATGGCAATAG
- a CDS encoding HDOD domain-containing protein → MPAPSSTSATTPKTQLLKLVTDSLRAGTLELPSLPDIAIDVRVAISQTDLDIDDLVKLIQQDPGLSTYLLKVSHSVHYSRGNPVRNLAAAIRRLGLNAARDLTASYALKTLFLIQDPMVKQSMRDIWRRSVYTASLAHVMARHCGFDPDRALLAGLIQDIGALPLLANLKDFPSLCADKNTVTELLNDFTGKISGLVLHNWRFDEELILVGLNRENWMRDKGPEADLTDLILVARYHTYLDESSHKKLPQLSRLPAFSKLGLEEMGPEQGLAFLIEAKQEISELRNTLL, encoded by the coding sequence ATGCCGGCACCTTCAAGCACTTCTGCAACGACACCCAAGACGCAGCTACTAAAGCTAGTAACGGACTCCTTGCGCGCCGGCACCCTAGAACTACCGAGCCTCCCAGATATCGCAATTGACGTCCGCGTTGCCATAAGCCAAACCGACCTCGACATTGATGACCTTGTAAAACTGATCCAACAAGACCCTGGCCTAAGCACCTACCTATTGAAGGTCTCCCACAGCGTTCACTACAGCCGCGGTAATCCAGTGCGAAACTTAGCCGCCGCCATCCGCCGGCTAGGGCTTAACGCCGCCCGAGATCTCACCGCTAGCTACGCCCTAAAAACACTATTTTTAATTCAAGATCCGATGGTCAAACAGAGTATGCGGGACATTTGGCGGCGCAGTGTATACACCGCATCACTCGCCCATGTTATGGCCCGTCACTGCGGCTTTGATCCCGACCGCGCGCTGCTGGCGGGCTTAATTCAAGACATTGGTGCGTTGCCGCTACTAGCCAATTTAAAAGATTTCCCCAGCCTGTGTGCAGACAAAAACACCGTAACGGAATTACTTAATGACTTTACCGGCAAGATCAGCGGCCTAGTGCTACACAATTGGCGCTTTGACGAAGAACTCATACTCGTTGGCCTCAACCGCGAGAACTGGATGCGAGACAAGGGGCCCGAGGCAGATCTAACGGATCTCATCCTCGTCGCGCGCTATCACACCTATTTAGACGAAAGCAGTCATAAGAAGCTACCACAGCTATCGCGACTACCCGCATTTAGTAAATTAGGCCTTGAAGAAATGGGACCAGAACAAGGTTTGGCATTTTTAATAGAAGCCAAACAAGAAATTAGTGAGCTGCGAAATACCCTGCTGTAA
- a CDS encoding AraC family transcriptional regulator has translation MKPKYHSAKTILSPLARLREDGVSVGQALTGTGLSLSILNTPEQHVSLSQELMFLRNLRKASADPAVGLKVGACYPLTLFGIYGYALMSAATVMDALKLAYEFVELSFAFYDHSMSFRGDNVVMSMSSNDYCADDSAMLNEREMIATLMILRGLMGDSFRLYSASLCSAPQTSMSEYEKYFQCPVTFSAPENALSFSADLLKTPILQCDSDTASLCIDRCERLKARLSEEYNIEYEVRELILLRPGYFPTIDELAAKLNMSGRTLRRKLTANGIGYQKILDDLRFQLSREYLCSTNISVDQISILLGYSDPAHFSHAFRRWAGLAPSEFRGTFAV, from the coding sequence ATGAAACCAAAATATCACTCCGCAAAAACTATTCTTTCCCCTTTGGCACGATTGCGAGAAGACGGTGTGTCGGTTGGTCAGGCATTAACCGGTACTGGCCTATCATTATCTATTCTCAACACACCAGAGCAGCATGTCAGCTTAAGCCAGGAGTTGATGTTTCTTAGAAATTTGCGCAAGGCGAGTGCTGATCCCGCTGTCGGACTTAAGGTGGGGGCATGCTATCCCTTAACTTTGTTTGGTATATATGGCTATGCACTAATGAGTGCCGCGACGGTGATGGACGCTTTAAAACTCGCGTATGAGTTTGTCGAGCTGAGTTTTGCGTTTTACGATCACAGTATGTCCTTTCGCGGCGATAACGTTGTGATGTCTATGAGCTCAAATGATTACTGCGCAGATGACTCTGCCATGCTTAATGAGCGCGAGATGATTGCCACCTTGATGATTCTGCGCGGTTTGATGGGCGATAGTTTTCGTTTGTACTCGGCTAGCCTATGCAGTGCGCCGCAAACATCAATGTCTGAGTATGAGAAATATTTTCAGTGCCCTGTAACCTTTAGTGCACCAGAGAACGCCCTTAGTTTTTCTGCTGATCTATTAAAAACTCCAATCTTGCAATGCGACAGTGACACTGCCAGTTTGTGCATCGATCGATGCGAGCGATTGAAAGCACGATTAAGCGAAGAATATAATATTGAGTACGAGGTGCGAGAGTTGATACTCCTGCGGCCGGGGTATTTTCCGACTATTGATGAGTTAGCCGCTAAATTAAATATGTCTGGTCGAACATTAAGACGAAAATTAACGGCTAACGGGATTGGTTATCAAAAAATACTAGATGATTTACGCTTTCAATTGTCGCGGGAGTATTTGTGTTCTACAAACATCAGCGTAGATCAAATATCGATATTACTAGGCTATAGTGACCCCGCTCATTTCTCTCATGCTTTTCGGCGATGGGCAGGGCTTGCGCCATCAGAGTTCCGCGGGACCTTCGCCGTATAG